The genomic segment TAAAACTGAGTGTTTTTTTACCACATAGCATAGAAAACATAGCCAATCTTTGTGAGTGCTGTGTTTATCTGTGAATCACGTCGCAACAATCTGTGAAAATTTGTGAAATCTGTGTCTTTTTTTAATTTTTTATAATCATAATTTAAAAAAAACTCTGCGAATCTCTTTAATTCTCTGTAAAACTCTGTGTAATAAATTTTAAGATAACTCTTCCATCGGATTCCAAAAAACAGTTTCTAAATCCTGAATTTGATTTTCAACAACCACAATTCCTTCGCTTTCTAATAATTGTTGCATTAGATTTGTGCCATCGAAATGATGTTTTCCTGTTAATAATCCTTTTTTATTGACAACTCTATGTGCTGGAACTTCTTTTTTTTGATTATGAGAATTATTCATTGCCCAACCCACCATTCTTGCAGATTTTGCAGCACCTAAATACGTAGCAATTGCGCCATAACTTGTTACTCTTCCATGTGGAATTAAACGTGCCACTTTATACACTTTATCAAAAAAATTATCTGACTCTTTCATTTTTGAAAGATAGGAAATATACACAGAGTTTTACAGAGAAAAGCACAGAGATTCACAAGATTTAAAAAAATATTTTTGATAAATACTTGTTATTTCGCCTTTTCGCTTCTTAAGCTTACCAAATGAGTACTTAGAAAACATATAAAACGCTTCAATAAGCTTAGTGCAATATTATTAGGTATTAGTCCCTAAATTTAATTATTATCGAATTTAAAGAAAAATTAGCGAATTCGTCGCAAATAAAACGTCTAATACTTCAATCGAAATTGAATGTATGTAATAGGTTTGTTTACTGCTAAATATTGGTTCTCGTAAAAAGTTTGTGTTTCCACTACTTCTTTTGGAGCGCCTTCGTTTTTATATACTGTATGGTTTGCGTATAAAACTTCATGCCCTTCTCCATGTAACAACCCTAAAGTGTAACCGTGCATAAATTCGCTATCGGTTTTTAGGTTTACAATGCCTTTCTCGTTTAAAATATGATGATATTTCTTCAAGAAATCTACATTTGTCATTCTGTGTTTTGTACGCTTGTACTTTATTTGTGGATCTGGGAAGGTAATCCAAATTTCGGAAAC from the Polaribacter cellanae genome contains:
- a CDS encoding MGMT family protein, with protein sequence MKESDNFFDKVYKVARLIPHGRVTSYGAIATYLGAAKSARMVGWAMNNSHNQKKEVPAHRVVNKKGLLTGKHHFDGTNLMQQLLESEGIVVVENQIQDLETVFWNPMEELS